From Chryseobacterium sp. H1D6B, a single genomic window includes:
- a CDS encoding DsbA family oxidoreductase codes for MKIEIWSDVMCPFCYIGKNNFEEALEKLPFKGEVEVEWKSFQLDPTLDVSETKNTLEYFKEKKGFPAEQASQMIGQVAQMGKGAGIDFNFEKALITNTFKAHKLLHLAKKHNKSSEMEEALFKAHFINGANVGDTAFLVSLADSLGIDKQEAEQALTSDQYDNEVKQDIQQAGSNGITGVPFFVLNGKYAVSGAQPVEVFENALQQTYNETVTPFKDLSNGGASCDTDNCSI; via the coding sequence ATGAAAATAGAAATCTGGTCAGACGTTATGTGCCCGTTCTGCTATATAGGAAAGAATAATTTTGAAGAGGCCCTTGAAAAACTTCCGTTTAAAGGGGAAGTAGAAGTAGAGTGGAAGAGCTTTCAGCTTGATCCTACTTTAGATGTGTCTGAAACAAAAAACACCCTTGAATATTTTAAAGAAAAGAAAGGTTTTCCGGCAGAGCAGGCCTCACAGATGATCGGTCAGGTGGCTCAGATGGGAAAAGGAGCAGGAATTGATTTCAATTTTGAAAAAGCTCTGATCACCAATACTTTTAAAGCTCACAAACTGCTTCATTTAGCAAAAAAACATAATAAATCTTCTGAAATGGAAGAGGCTTTATTTAAAGCTCATTTTATCAATGGAGCCAATGTAGGCGACACAGCATTTTTGGTATCTCTTGCAGATTCGTTAGGAATTGACAAGCAGGAAGCTGAACAGGCCTTAACCTCTGATCAATACGACAATGAAGTAAAACAAGACATCCAGCAGGCCGGAAGCAATGGAATTACGGGAGTTCCTTTCTTTGTTTTGAATGGAAAATATGCAGTTTCCGGAGCACAGCCTGTTGAAGTTTTTGAAAATGCTTTACAGCAGACTTACAATGAAACCGTAACTCCATTCAAAGATCTTTCTAACGGCGGCGCTTCATGTGACACCGATAACTGCAGCATTTAA
- a CDS encoding nucleosidase — MIKINDELHYPISDTLFVFALDAEAGEFFEDKNKLVTGIGKVNAAIELTKEILTRKPKLIINLGSAGSQSFSKGEVVCCTRFIQRDMDVRGLGFSLYETPLSGIPPVLEYGLTISDLKEGICGSGDSFEMNHSETDYNIVDMEAYPLALIAKKENIPFVCLKYISDDAGSDAADDWAVQVHLAAEAFKKILF; from the coding sequence ATGATAAAAATCAACGACGAACTTCATTACCCCATTTCGGATACTCTTTTTGTTTTTGCTTTAGATGCTGAAGCAGGAGAGTTTTTTGAAGATAAAAATAAATTGGTTACAGGTATCGGGAAAGTAAATGCAGCGATAGAACTGACCAAGGAAATTCTTACCCGAAAGCCCAAATTAATCATCAACCTCGGCTCCGCAGGAAGCCAGAGTTTCAGCAAAGGAGAAGTGGTCTGCTGTACCCGATTCATCCAGAGAGATATGGATGTAAGAGGATTGGGATTCAGTCTCTATGAAACTCCTTTATCAGGAATCCCGCCTGTACTGGAATATGGCCTTACAATTTCTGATCTAAAAGAAGGAATCTGCGGAAGCGGCGACAGCTTTGAGATGAACCATTCTGAAACCGATTACAATATTGTAGACATGGAAGCCTATCCTTTGGCTTTAATTGCAAAAAAAGAAAACATTCCATTTGTATGTTTAAAATACATTTCTGATGATGCCGGAAGTGATGCGGCGGATGACTGGGCTGTACAGGTTCATCTGGCTGCAGAGGCTTTTAAGAAAATATTATTTTAA